Part of the Gemmatimonadota bacterium genome is shown below.
CGCGAACCGGACTATCCCAACGGGAAGTACTGGTTCGGCCGCGTCGGCGACCACGATATCTACACCGAGCTGAGAGACGAGGCGGCGACCATCGCCTCCGGTACGGACAATCTGCCCGACGAGGCGTCGTACCTCATGTCCCAGACTTCCTGGGATCCCAACGCATTCATCGATCTGTGTGAAGGCGCCAACGTAGGCGGCGTCGCGGCCGGCGATCTCTGCCGCGGCATCCAGCAGCGCGAGTGGGAACTGCTCTTCGACTACTGCTACCGCAAGGCGATCGCGTAACAGAGGTTGTACCGGGCGTGCGAGGGCCGGGCGGACCGGGCGGACCGGGCGGACCGATCGGTCGGATTTCGCGTAGCGTAACCCGGCACGGATCGGCGCAGACCTCCGCGACGTCCGCGGCCGGCGCAATCCAGTCAGCCCCCGTCCCTGATCTTCCGCATCTTCTCCATCCATACGCGGATCTTCTCTTCGCGCCCCCGGTCGGTGGGTTCGTAGTAGCGGTGCCCTTTGATGGATTCGGGCAGATGCTCCTGGTCCACGGACGCCCCGTCGTAGTCGTGGGCGTACTTGTATCCCTTGCCGTGGCCCATCTCCTTCATCAGCCGTGTAGGCGCGTTGCGCAGATGCATGGGCACGGGCTCGTCGCTCGTCTGCTCCGCGTCCTGCCGCGCCTTCGAGAAGGCCGCGTAGACCGCGTTGCTCTTCGGCGCGGTGGCCAGGTAAACCACCGCGTGGGCGAGCATCAGGTCGCCTTCGGGCTGGCCCACGAAATGGACGGCCTGCTGGGCCGAGGTGGAAAGGGTCAGGGCGAAGGGGTCGGCCAGTCCGATGTCCTCCACGGACATGCGGATGATCCGCCGCGCGATGTAGAGCGGATCGTCTCCGGCGATGAGCATCCGGGCCAGCCAGTAGAGGGCGCCGTCCGGATCGGAGTCCCGCACGCTCTTGTGCAGGGCCGAAATGGCGTCGAAATGCCAGTCCCCGCCCTTGTCGTACTGCGGCGACCGGTGCTGCAGGGCTTCGTCGATCTCCTTCACGGTCAGCCGGATCCGGTTCCCGTCGCCGCGCGGCGTGGTCATGGCCGCCACTTCGAGGGTATTCAGGGCGATCCTGGCGTCGCCGCCGGCCACGGAAGCCAGGTGCGCGGCCGCCTCGTCGTCCAACTCGATGTTCCGTCCGCCCAGTCCGTGTGTTTCGTCCTCCAGCGCATTACGGACGATCCGCTGCAGGTCCTCCTCCGAAAGGGGCTCCAGGCGGAGTACGCGGCAGCGGGAAAGCAGGGCGTTGTTGACCTCGAAGGACGGGTTCTCCGTGGTCGCGCCGATGAGGGTCAGCGTGCCGTTCTCCACGGTCGGCAGCACGGCGTCCTGCTGCAGCTTGTTGAAGCGATGGATCTCGTCGATGAACAGGATGGTCCGCTTGCCGTGCATGCCCAGCCGGTCACGGGCCTCGGCGGTCGCCTTGTGGAGGTCCTTCACGCCGGCGCTCACGGCGCTCAACGCCACGAAATGCGAATCCGTGGAGCGGGCGATGATGAAGGCGAGGGTGGTCTTGCCCGATCCCGGCGGTCCCCACAGGATCATCGAGAAGGGCGTGTCCCGCTCGATGGACTCGTTCAGGAGGCGTCCCCGGCCGACCAGCCCCTGCTGGCCCAGGAAACCCGCCAGAGAATCCGGCCGCATGCGGGAGGCCAGCGGCGCTTCCCGCTGCAGTTGCTTTTCGGCCTGGTCGGAAAAGAGATCGGTCATGGCAGGACGTCCGCGGGGGTGCGTAAATACGATCGCGGGGGTGCAAAGATACGTGTAGTTTTGGCCTTTCGGCGTTATTATACAGAAGTATCCCCGCCGGGGTTAAGGGAATAAGGTTCCGATGCATCCCGAATTGTGAGAAAACGGAAACCTGATCTATTATCCCGTCGACTGGCCGAAAGACCGAATCAAGGCATTCCATGTTCCGCAACTACTTCACCGTGGCCCTCCGCCACCTGAACCGCCAGAAGGGCTATTCGCTCATCAACGTGACGAGCCTGGCGCTCGGGATCGCGTGCTGCCTCCTCATCGTGCTCTTCATCCGCGACGAACTGAGCTATGACCGGTTCCACGACAAGGCGGACCGCATCTACCGCGTGACCGCCGAGCACCGGCAGGGGGACCAGGTCTCGCTGAACGCCGACGTACTGATCCCGATCGCCAAGTTCATCAGGGCCGATTTCCCCGAGGTGGAGGACATGGTCCGCTTCGTGCCCCCGGGTAACGCCTGGATGGTCAAGTACGGCGACAAAGGGTTCTACGAGCGCGACTTCTACCTGGCCGACAGTTCGGTATTCAATGTCTTCCATGTGCCCCTGGTGACGGGCAATCCCCGGACGGCGCTCGACGGCAACGACAAGATCGTGCTGTCGGAGACCATCGCGAGGAAGTACTTCGGCGACGAGAATCCCATCGGGAAGATCCTGGATGCCGAAGGGTCTTTTCACCTGGTGGTGACCGGCGTCATGGAGGATCTGCCCTCGAACTCGCATCTGGGATTCGACATACTCGCGTCGTTCCGGATCCAGGAAGCCTACACCGAAGTGCCCCTCGACGAGTTCGGCTGGCGGGCGTCCTACAGCTACCTCCTGCTGCGGGAGGGCACCGACCCCGCCGAACTGGAAGCCAAGCTTCCCGCCTTCGTGGACAAGTACCTGGGCGACCGGTACGGCAACGAGGAAGAATCCCTGACGCTCAGGTTGCAGCCGCTTACCGATATCCATCTCCATTCCCATCTCGAGCGGGAGATCACCCCGAACAGCGATATCGCATACGTCTATCTCTTCACCGCCATCGCCGTGTTCATCATTGTCATCGCCTGCATCAACTTCATGAACTTGGCCACCGCGAGATCGGCGGGACGCGCCAGGGAGATCGGACTGCGCAAGGTCTTCGGCGCCGGCCGGGGACAGGTGATGCGGCAGTTCATCAGCGAGTCCATGATCATGAGCGGACTGGCGGTCTGCGTCGCCCTCGTGCTCGCCATAGTGAGCCTGCCCTGGTTCAATCTGCTGACCGGCAAGTCCCTGGCGATGGACGCGGACACAGTATGGTTCGCCCTCGGCGCCGTGGTGGCGATCGGCGTCGTCGTCGGCTTTGTCGCGGGCAGCTATCCCTCGCTCTACCTGTCGGGACTCGCGCCTATCCAGACCCTCAAGGGCTCGCTGGGAACCAGCAACGCGGGCATGCGCAGGATACTGGTCGTGGGCCAGTTCGCCATATCGATCGCCCTTCTCATCTGTACCGGCGTCGTCTTCAACCAGGTGGAGTACATCCGCGCGAAGAACATGGGACTGAACACGGACCAGGTCGTCGCGGTTCCGTTGACCTTTCTCCCGGTCATGGAAACGTCTCCTGTGTTCAAGGCGCGCATCATGGAAAGTCCGCACGTGGTGAAAGCCACGCTGGCCTATATCCTGCCCGGACACAAGAACGCGGTGATCCCCCTCTCGGTGAGCAGGCCGGAAGACAGCTTCGCTTCGAAATATGACATGCACGCGGCGTGGACCGACGAGGACTACATCGACCTCTTCGGTATCGAACTGGTCGCGGGCCGGTATTTCGACCGCACGTTTCCCGGTGACTGGACGGGCACGGGTGCAGTGGTCATGAA
Proteins encoded:
- a CDS encoding replication-associated recombination protein A → MTDLFSDQAEKQLQREAPLASRMRPDSLAGFLGQQGLVGRGRLLNESIERDTPFSMILWGPPGSGKTTLAFIIARSTDSHFVALSAVSAGVKDLHKATAEARDRLGMHGKRTILFIDEIHRFNKLQQDAVLPTVENGTLTLIGATTENPSFEVNNALLSRCRVLRLEPLSEEDLQRIVRNALEDETHGLGGRNIELDDEAAAHLASVAGGDARIALNTLEVAAMTTPRGDGNRIRLTVKEIDEALQHRSPQYDKGGDWHFDAISALHKSVRDSDPDGALYWLARMLIAGDDPLYIARRIIRMSVEDIGLADPFALTLSTSAQQAVHFVGQPEGDLMLAHAVVYLATAPKSNAVYAAFSKARQDAEQTSDEPVPMHLRNAPTRLMKEMGHGKGYKYAHDYDGASVDQEHLPESIKGHRYYEPTDRGREEKIRVWMEKMRKIRDGG
- a CDS encoding FtsX-like permease family protein, yielding MFRNYFTVALRHLNRQKGYSLINVTSLALGIACCLLIVLFIRDELSYDRFHDKADRIYRVTAEHRQGDQVSLNADVLIPIAKFIRADFPEVEDMVRFVPPGNAWMVKYGDKGFYERDFYLADSSVFNVFHVPLVTGNPRTALDGNDKIVLSETIARKYFGDENPIGKILDAEGSFHLVVTGVMEDLPSNSHLGFDILASFRIQEAYTEVPLDEFGWRASYSYLLLREGTDPAELEAKLPAFVDKYLGDRYGNEEESLTLRLQPLTDIHLHSHLEREITPNSDIAYVYLFTAIAVFIIVIACINFMNLATARSAGRAREIGLRKVFGAGRGQVMRQFISESMIMSGLAVCVALVLAIVSLPWFNLLTGKSLAMDADTVWFALGAVVAIGVVVGFVAGSYPSLYLSGLAPIQTLKGSLGTSNAGMRRILVVGQFAISIALLICTGVVFNQVEYIRAKNMGLNTDQVVAVPLTFLPVMETSPVFKARIMESPHVVKATLAYILPGHKNAVIPLSVSRPEDSFASKYDMHAAWTDEDYIDLFGIELVAGRYFDRTFPGDWTGTGAVVMNEAAAARLGFDPAEAAVGETILWLHERRLGYEEDKPVPREVVGVMKDFHFRSLHEPIEPLVLFPDREGGHAMVKIDSGNLMEALAFIEDTWNEVNPDFAFEYFFVEDTFARLYDAEQRFGRIFVSFAALAVVIACLGLFGLSSFTAERRTKEIGVRKVLGASIPNLFGMLSSEFVRLVIVANVLAWPVAYAAMNSWLGGFAYRVDLGWTTFILAGVLAMAIALLTVGFQAVRAATANPVESLRTE